The window GCCTGTGGTGTGATTCGATGCGCCTTGACAAGGCGTTCGCCGAGCGGCTCCGAGTGCCAGTTCGAACTGGCGAAGAAGACCTCACCGTCCCGAAACCACACGCCCCCCGCTGCACCGTCTTCGCGCTCGATACGCAGCACACCCGTCTTCCGGCTGAACGTCACCAGCTGGAAGACATCCGGGAGACTGAAGTCTCTGAGGTTACCGCGCAGCGCCATCGAGCGTTCCGCATCCGTTCTGGGGGTCGAAGCCGTTACGGGAACTAGCCAAGGATGCCGGCGATGGCATCCGCAGCGGCACGCATGTCGTAGAGAACCAGGCCAAGCTTCGCGTCGATGTCAGCCAAGCAGGTGAGAACGGCGCGATCCCCCGCCGCGATAAGCATCACGTATCCGCCCTCCCCTTCTATGAACACCTGAGTAAGGGATCCCCGTCCAAGCTCGGCCGCAGCGCGTTCGCCGAGCCCGAGGATCGCCGCCGACATCGCGCCGACGCGATCCTCCTGCATGCCATCGGGCAGCGCCGAGGCCATGGTGAACCCGTCGAGCGACACGAGGGCCGCCGCCTGGATCTCCTGACTCTCTTGCATGAGCTCATTGAGCGCCACCGCCAACCGCTCTTCGCGGGTGGCTTTGCGTACGCCCGCTGCGGGACGAGCAGCGGGGGCCGGCGAAGGTGCGGGAGTCGGGACGGGCGTCGTCGCCACCGGCTCGGGGGCGACGGGTGCGACCGCTGCAGAAGTGGCAGCCGTCGGTACCACGACAGGAACGGCGATCAGGTCATCGTCCTCGTCGAGGGGCTCATCGTCGACGTCAGTCAAGAAGAAGTCGCCAAACGCGTTGTCTGCCACTCCGTAGAACACCTCCCCACAGGCCCGGAAACCGGCACCGCACGTGGGCGCGCGCTGCCAAACCAGCCGCTGAGCGGCAGGCGAACCCATGTTCTCACGAAGGCGGACACCACACAACCGACCTGCGGTTATGCACGACGATGCGTACCCGGACGCTTGTGCGCCGAATCACACGACGACGCGCAGAATCTCCTCGAGAGACGTGATGCCTTGACCGACTTTGGAGAACCCGTCGTCACGCAAGGTGAGCATGCCCTCGGCGATCGCCTGACGTTTCACCTCATCAGACGAGGCGTTCTCGACGGTGAGCCGCTCCATCGTCTCGGACATCGCCATCACCTCATGCACGCCCATTCGGCCCTTGTAGCCGATCCCGCCACACTTCTTGCAGCCTGTTGCGCGGAACAGCTTCGGAGGGTTGCCGGCCTCAAACGGGTACCCGATGCGCTGCAGCGCGACCTCCTCGGGGGTGTACTGCTGCTTGCACTCCTTGCAGAGCCGACGCGCGAGACGCTGGGCTACCACCAACGTGACCGCGGAGGCCGTCAGGAACGGTTCGATTCCCATCTCGGTCAGCCGCGTGAGCGCCGACGGCGCGTCGTTGGTGTGCAGGGTCGACAGCACAAGGTGTCCCGTGAGCGCCGCCTCGATGGCGATCGTGCCGGTCTCCTTGTCACGGATCTCACCGATCATCACCTTGTCGGGGTCTTGACGCAGGATGGAGCGCAGCGCCGCCGCGAACGTCAGCCCGGCCTTCTCGTTGACGTGCACCTGAGAGAGGCCCGGAAGGCGGTACTCGACCGGGTCCTCGACGGTGATCAAGTTGGTCTTGGGGTCGTTGGTCTCATTGATGGCGGCGTAGAGAGTCGTCGATTTTCCCGAGCCCGTCGGGCCGGTGACGAGAATCGCCCCGTACGGCAACGCCAACGCGTCCAGAAGCAAGCGCATGTTCTGCTCGCCGAAACCGAGGTCCGCGAGCGAGAGCATGATCGAGTCCTTGCGCAGTAGTCGCAGAACCGCCAGTTCGCCGTGCACGAGCGGAAGAGTGGCAACGCGGAAGTCCACGGACTTGCCGTCCAACACGACTCCGAATCGGCCGTCCAAGGGGACCCGTCGCTCGGAGATGTCCATGTTGGAAGTGATCTTGAGCCGGCTGATGAGCTGCCGGTGCATCGTCTTGGGAGACGTGAACACCTCGCGGCAGACGCCGTCGATGCGGTACCGGACGCGCATCTGGGTCTCGTACGGCTCGATGTAGATGTCACCTGCACCCTGCCGAATCGCGTCGGTGACGATCTGGTTCATGAGCTTGGCGACGCCGGTGCTCTCACCCTCATCTTCCCCCTCCTCGTCACCATGCGAGACGAGAGAATCCTCAAGATCGCCGAGCATGTCGTTGACGTTGGCCTGACTCGTCGTGAATCGCTCGATCGCTATGATGAGTTCGCCCTCGGCCGCAACGACCGGACGAACCTCCTTGCGAGTGACGATTCGCAGGTCGTCAACGGCGAATATGTTGGCGGGATCGGCCATCGCGACGATCAGCTCGTCGTCTTCTTCCTTGATCGGGAGAACGAGATACTTGCGCATCAGATCCGTGGATATGAGCATCGCGGCGTTGGGATCGATGTCGTAAGAGCCCACGTCGACGAAGGCCAGCCCCATCTGTTCGGCGACGGTTTTGGCGATCGCCGTCTCGGTCGCGAAGCCGAGCCCGTCGATAGTGGCGATGAGCGACCGCCCCTGCGACTCCTCCCCAGCCTGCCGCAGTTGCTCCTCGGTGATGAGTGTTGCGCGTACGAGCATACGCCCGAGCCGCTGTGCGGTCGCGTGTGCGGTCACGGTCGTCCCCCTGCGCCTCGTGCGCAAAGGGCGGCTTCGGCGGCCGCTCTCATCGTCTCCCGCGGGGTCCGAACCTGCTTGCTGTCGTTCCAGATGTCCACCGCGATCGCACCCTGGCACACGAGCATCCCCAGGCCATCGAGCGCACGCGCGCCGACGCTGCGTGCGCCTGAGACGAGCGCCGTGGGCTCCGGGGTCCCGTAGACCATGTCGTAGACAAGCTGTCCCGGTCGCAGCCACTCGACGGGGATGGGGCTCTCGTCTTCTGGCTTCATCCCTGCAGGCGTCGCGTTGACGATCAGGTCGGCAGCACCGATCTGTTGCTCGGCCGCGTAGACGGAGACCGACGAGGCCTTCGCCGCCCCGAGGTGACCACGCATGCGATCGATGAGTTCGTCAGCACGATCCATGTCGCGGTTCACGACGGTGATCGATGCAGCGCGCGCCAGCAGGAACGCCACGAACGCCGCGCCTGCCGCACCCCCGGCCCCCAGTATCACCACGTCCTTGCCCGCGGGCGTGAAGCCCGCCTCCTCTTCCAAGGCCTCGAGTAGCCCACGACCATCGGTGTTGTACCCCACCAGCCGTCCCTCCACGACGTGCACGGTGTTGACCGCTCCCGCCATGCTGGCCGCCGTCGCGACCTCGTCGCAGAGCTCCAAGACAGCCTGCTTGAAGGGCATGGTCACGTTGAATCCCACGCAGCGAAGCGAGGGCGCCAGCGCCATGAACCGACGCAGACCGACCTCGTCAGCGAGTTCGACCGGCAGGTAGACCCAGTTGAGCTCCAGCTGCTGGTAGACGGCGTTGTGCATCGCCGGTGAAAGAGAATGGCCAAGGGGCCGCCCCAAGACACCCGCGATCTTCGTCTGTCCGTCGATACTTCTCATGCACGTCCCTCGTCCAACCGGTGCAGACGGGCTACGTCTCGAGTCTAGGGCACAGGCTGGCGGTCCGCCAGCAGCGCCCGCTCAAGGCGCCTCAGGAGCAACGTATGAGGTAGGTCCGACTCAGACAGCGGCGCCACGAGAACCGTCACAGCGCCGATGAGCTTGCCGCCGAGCACATCGGTGAACATCTGGTCGCCCACCACAGCAGCCCGCGATCGGGACGAGCCGACGAGCGACAGTCCCTTGAGAAGGGCGAAGGGCAGCGGCTTGACCGCTTTGGCGACCAACTTGAAGCCGAGCTCATCAGCCACTCCGAATACGCGGTCGTGCCAGTTGTTGGAGACAAGGCACACCGTGAAGCCGGACTGGGTGACTCGAGCGGCCCACGCATGCAGGTCGTCGGGCACGATGTTCGTGTCGCGCGGCAACAACGTGTTGTCCAAGTCGACGAGCAACGTGTCCACGCCGCGGCCCTTGAGCGCATCAAGATCGATGTCATGGACGCTGCGGTGGTAGTAGTCGGGTGAGAGCACCTAGTGATCCTGCTTTCCGTCGCCGTCATGATCATGGTCGCCAAGCCCGATGCCCTCGGCGCGCAAGCGCGCAAGTTCGGTCGCCACGGCCTGAGCACGCGCATCATCGCCCAGAGACAGCAAGGAATCTCGCGCGATCGCGAGGCCCTCGAAGCGCTCCTCCTCGTCATGCCACTCAACGCTGTCGCCGACTATCAGATAGGTGAGGCGCGCGATCTCGGGGCGATACGCATCCTTGTCGGCCAGCATCAGGAGCTGGAGCAGATTCGCGTGCATCAGGCCTGCCTGCGGGTTGTTGACCAATCCATCCCGAGCGACTGCGATGCCTTGCTCTTCGCCCATCCGGGACCTGACGATCCAAGCTGAGACGAAGTATCCCTGCTGGAACTGCGGGTCAAGCATCGTGACCATGCGGATCGTAGGCAGCATGTAGAGCTGGTCTGTCAGGACGGTGTCTTCGTAGTAGTCGTGGAACAACGGCTCGAGTCGATTCCATAGAACAGCCGCCGCGAACCTCCGCAGGCCGCTGGCGTACGCGAAACCAGCCTGCCCGAGGGCCTTGCCTGCCCCGGTCATTCCCGTGTCCGGTGCGCTCACGGACATCAGCACCATGGAGGCGACAAGGACGCCGACAAGAACCGCAGCGACCATCATGCGGCTGTGCCGTATTTCGAGGCGCATCAGAGGTCACGCCTCTCGAACAGGGCCGTCGCGCCGAGAAGCAGTAGGCCCGACAGGGCGCCGAACGCACCGACCATCCCGGCCGCATATCCGATCCCATAGCCCGAGCCGTGAGCCACGGGTGCGATAACGTTGAACACATCGAGGCTCGGCAGCCACCATGGGGGTTCGCCATGCACGCCTCCGATGAGCCCGCCGACCGAATGTCCCGCGAAGACGAAGGTGAGCGCGCCGACAACATTCGTGACCGGCCCGAACCGTGCCGAGAGCAAGATCGTGATGGCCGCGATGACGCCCATCTCGAGCCAGACGGCGAACGCCGCTTCGAACAGGATCCACATTGTCTCGCGGTACGCGATGCCGCCGACAGCTACCGCCACCACGGTGAATGCGGCGATGACCGCACCCACCACACCGCACAGGCCGAGCCACGTGCCCACCAGATACTGCCAGCGGCGTACATCTCGGCTGAGAATGTTGTAGACCGTGCGGCGTTCGGTCTCTGCGGGAATCCGGGTCGATGCGAGTCCCAGTGTGACCACGAGAGCGGCCGCGAACAACAAGGAGATGGCGACCTCGCGGTAGACCGATCCGACAACCCCCGCTCCGTAGCTGGGCAGACTAGGCGCCACGAACGACAGGATCGCCGCGAAGATGACGACGACCCATACGACCTTTCGGCGGATGGCGTCCGTAAGCACGGCTGTCGCGATGGCAAGCATCGTGTCCATCACGCTGCCTCCCCTTCGTTTCGGGAGAGCAACCTCGCGAAGTAATCCTCGAGACTCTCACGCTTCGGCACCACGGAGACGACACGCCACCCCGCATCGTCCAAAACATCGACGATCCTGCGCACGGACTCATCCGACACGGAGAACTCGGTCACCTCGCCGCTGAACGCGACCTCGCTCGCCGCGCGAGCGACCGGCTCAGGCAGCTCACCCGTTCCGCGTGCGCGAATCGACGTCTGTCCGGCGACATTCAGTAGATCATCGATGTGCCCACGCCCTGCGACACGTCCCCTGTCAAGCACGGTCACTTCGTCGCACACCGCTTCAACCTCTGAAAGCTGGTGCGAAGACAGCAGGACGGTCGTGCCCTGAGACTTCATCTTCAGCATGAGGTTGCGCACGTCACGCTGGCCTACCGGATCAAGCCCTGAAGCCGGCTCATCCAAGACCACCACGGGCGGAGCGCCCAGAAGCGCCTGCGCCAGGCCAAGGCGCTGTAGCATTCCCCGGGAGAAGCGTGACAGCGTCACATCACCACGGCCCTCAAGCCCGACCCGTTTCAGCAGCGCATCGAGCTCACCATCGATTCTGTCGCGGGAAAGGCCCGATAGGCGGCCGTAGAAGCGAAGGGCTTCGCCTGCACGCAGTTGTGGCGGGAAGTAGGGCTGCTCGGCCAGAAATCCCAGCTGTGATCGCGCGCCGGGCGTCGTGGCATCCACACCAAGGATCTCGAATCGTCCCCCGGAGGGCTTCACTAGGCCAAGAAGCATCTTGAGGGTCGTGGTCTTTCCGGCGCCGTTGGGGCCTAGCAGCCCGTGGATGGTGCCCGGCGAGACGGACAGCGACACTTCGACGACCGCCTCGGGTCTGCCCACCGCTGCGGCCCCGTAGCCTTTGCGCGCGCCCTCGATCAGGATCGCCGGCGTCGCCACCGGCTTCTCGTTGCCCGATGTCACTTGCCGAACACCTCTTTCGACTTCTGCTTCGCCTTAAGGAAGTCCGCCCGATTCGTAGTGAACGTGTGCGTACCGTCCTTGCCCGTCAGAACATAGTAGATGAACCGTGTGTCGGCAGGAGTCGCTGCAGCCTGAAGCGATGCCAGCCCCGGACTTGCGATCGGGCCTGGCGGAAGACCCTTGTTCCGGTACGTGTTGTACGGACTGTCGACTTCAGTATCACGGTAGCTCAGCCGGAAACGGTTGCCCGGCAGGACGTACTCGACCGTGGCGTCTATCTCAAGCAGCATGTTCTTCGCAAGGCGGTTCATGATCACGGAGGCGACGATCGGGCGCTCGCGATCGAGCTGCGCCTCGCGCTCGACCATGGACGCCAGAACGACGAGTTCGTTGAGACCCAGCCCGCGAGATTTCGCCGCTTCCGTATCCACCTCCACGATCTCGCGGTCGAACTGGTCGAGCATCATCTCGAGCGCCTCGCGGGCCGTCGCCCCCTGCTTCAGACGGTAGGTCTTCGGGAACAGGTAGCCCTCGAGTGAGCCGTCGTAGGCGTCTTCAAGGTACGGATGATCCTCGACGAACTCCCGGGCTCCGCCCTTGGCAAGCGCCAGAGTCTCATCCGCGGGGATACCGGCCTGCTTCTCAAGCCGGTCCGCGACCTGCTCGACCACGAAACCCTCGGGAATCGTGACACTCATGTACTCGATCAGCGGACCTGCTTGAAGCTGGTCGAGTACGGAGCTGTATGACATCCCCGTAGCCAGATCGTAGACGCCTGAGCGCAGCTTTCCGTCGGCTCTCCCGATACGCGCCTGAACCCGAAACATCGTCCGGTTGGGTATCACGCCGGCCTCGGCCAGCTGGGCGCCGATAGCGGCGGTCGTTGAACCGTTCTCGATCTCGATCTGAACGGGTCGGCCTTCGGTCACGACCTCTTCAACGCGATAGAGAATCGACCAGGCAGCCCATGCCATCAACACTCCAAAGACCAGTAGACCTGAGACGAGGATGACCAGGGCCCGCCGCGCGAACCGGGCTCTCCGTCGCCTCTCAGCGGGTGTTCGCGCCACCGTCAGCCTCCGCGTCATCATGCTCTTCGTGCGATTCATCGAGATACGCTTGCAGTAGAATCGCGGCCGCAACCATGTCCTTGCTGCCACGCTGTTGCTTCTCTGTCAGGCCGGCCTCGCGCATCCTGCGGCCAGCCTCGCTGGATGTCAGCCGCTCGTCGACGAACGAGACGGGTACGGGCAAGAACTGCGCCAAGCGTCCGATCGACTCGCGTACCCGGCGCGCCTGAGGGCCCTCCTCGCCTGACAGGGTCAACGGCAGACCCACAATCAACCCTGAGGCCTCGTACTGGTCGATCAGCCGAATCAGTTCACGGGCATCCGCGCGCACGCGAGCCGCATCCAGGACGGTGAGCGGTGTGGCCACCCGGCGACCCGGGTCAGACACCGCGACGCCGATGCGCTTCTCGCCGATATCGAGCCCGAGCAGGCGACTCATCGGCTTGCCGCCTCAGCCAACACCCAGCATGCCTCGCACCAAGATGAGTGCTTCATCGAGCTTGGTCGCATCCTCGCCACCGCCCTGAGCCAAGGCGGGCTTGCCACCGCCCCGCCCGTCGAGCACCGGGGCAATCGCCCGTACGATGGATCCGGCATCGAAGCCTGCACCGAGGGCTTTGTCGTTGCCCGCGGCCAGGAAGATCGGCTTGTCGGTGTCCACGTCGCTGGCCACGAGAACGACCGCGTCCACTCCGCGTGCCCTGAGGATGTCCCACAGCGTGCGCATGCCGGCCGCGCGCAGCTCAACCGCCTTGGTCACCACGAGCCGGTAGCCACCGGAGTCCACCGCCGTATCCAGCAGCTTGCTGATGAGGTCATCGGAGACCGCGTCTTTCAGGCGCTGTCCACCCGATTCGAGCTCCTTGACGCGCTTCACGAGCAGGGCAGCCTTCTCGGCAACGTCGCGCGGCGGCACCTTCATGACATCGGCCGCCTCGGTGAGTTCGGCCTCCTCCGTGCGAATCAAGTCGTAGGCGTCGAAACTCGTCACGGCTTCGATGCGGCGCAAGTTGGCACCCACTGAGCCCTCGGAGATGACCTTCACGAAGCCGATCTCACTGGTCCGAGAGATGTGGGTGCCGCCGCACAGCTCGCGACTGAAGTTGCCCACTTCGAGCACCCGTACGAACTCGGTGTACTTCTCGCCGAACAGGGCGGTGACACCCTGTTCGCGCGCCGTGGCGAGCGAGGTCTCGTAAGCGAGCACCGGGTGATTCTCAAACACCTTGGCGTTGACGAGCCGCTCGATCTTGTCGAGTTGCTGACGAGACAGCCCCTCGAAGTGGGTGAAATCGAAGCGCAGACGATCCGGTGTCACGGCGGACCCCGCCTGCGTGGCGTGCTCACCGAGCACGAGGCGCAGCGCCCAGTGCAGAAGGTGAGTCGCAGTGTGGTTGCGCCGAATGCGCTCGCGCCGTATGACGTCGATGGCCGCATGCACCGATTCACCGACTGCAAGCGTTCCCGACTCGACGACGCCGCTATGAGCGTACACGCCGGGCTCGGGGATCTTGGTGTCGTCGATGCGAACCCGCGCACCCGACTCGGTGGTCAGGACCCCGGTGTCACCTACTTGACCGCCCTGCTCGCCGTAGAAGGGCGTGCGGTCCAAGACGACCTGCACAGCGTCGCCATCAGAGGCCGTCTCGACCAGCACACCGTCCGCGAGTATGGCCAGGACGGTCGCATCCGCTTCGTCGGACTCGTAGCCCAAGAACTCCGTGGCCTTCGAGCCCTTGGCGATTGAGGCAAACGCCCCGCCATACGCCGACCATGAGTCATCCTTGACCGCGGCCCGTGCACGGTCGCGCTGCGCAGTCATCTCGGCGCGGAAGGCCTCCTCGTCGACCGTGTAGCCCTTCTCAGCGACGATCTCGGCCGTGAGTTCGTACGGGAACCCGTAGGTGTCATGGAGCGTGAAGGCGATTCCTCCGTCGAGCATGCTCTCGCCACCCGCAGCCATCGTGGACAGCTCGACCTCCAGAAAGGCCACGCCGGTCTTGAGGGTGGCGCTGAAGCGCTCCTCCTCGCTCGACACGATGCGATGGATGAGCTCCTTGTGCGCCACCAGCTCGGGGTAGGCTTCGCCCATCTGCTCGATCACGTTGGCGACGAGCCTGAAGAGGAACGCGTCCTCGACGCCCAGCAACCTACCATGGCGCACCGCGCGACGAAGGAGTCGGCGCAGGACATAGCCGCGCCCTTCGTTACCGGGGAGGATGCCATCGGCGATCATGAACGAGACGGCGCGCGCGTGATCAGCGAGGATGCGCAGTGACGTGTCGTTGCGTCCGCCGCCCCCGTACGTCACGTGGGTGATCTCCTCGGCGAGCGACATCATGTTTCGCAGGATGTCGGTCTCGAAGTTGGTGTCGACGCCTTGCAGGATCGCGGCGATCCTCTCCAGACCCATGCCGGTGTCGATGTTTTGCTTGGGAAGCGGGGTCAGGCTCCCGTCCTCGCCACGGTCGTACTGCATGAAGACCAGATTCCAGTACTCCAGATAGCGATCGCAGTCGCACCCGGGTGCACACGTCTTTGACCCACAGCCCAGCGCAGGACCCTGGTCGTAGTAGAGCTCAGAACACGGTCCACACGGACCCGTGGGACCGGCGGACCAGAAGTTGTCCTTCGCTCCCATCCGCACGATGCGCTCAGCGGGCACGCGCGACTCCTGAAGCCACAGCGCCTCGGCCTCGTCATCGTCCTCGTAGATCGACGCCCATATCCGGCTCTCATCGAGCCCCAGCACATCGACGGAGTACTCCCACGACCAGCGAATCGCTTCCCGCTTGAAGTAGTCGCCGAAACTGAAGTTGCCGAGCATCTCAAAGAAGCTGTGATGCCGCCCGGTCGTGCCGATGATGTCGATGTCGGTCGTGCGCACGCACTTCTGCACAGTCGTCGCACGCGTGAACCCGAGCTCTTTCACGCCCAGGAACACGGGCTTGAACTGCACCATGCCCGCCGTGGTGAGCAGGAGCGACGGGTCATCGGGGATGAGCGAAGAAGAAGGCAGCCGCCTGCTCCCCTTGCCCTCGAAGAACGTCAGGAAGCTCTCTCGAATCTCAGCCGACTTCACGTGCCTGCTCCCTCATCGTCGTTGGGCACCTCGATAGCCCGTTCTTGGGGCGTGACGCCTCCGTCAAGATCGTCATCGCCGTCGCTTTGGGGTGCGGCCCGGAACAGCGCGCCGTCCTCTGAGGCCAGCGAACGATCCGTTCTGGCCTCCCAGTAGTAGACGAACAGCCCCTTGGTCGTCGCCGCCACCGGTATCGCGAGAATCATGCCCCAGAAGCCAAGCAGGACCCCCCCGACGAGCAGCGAGAATATCACGAGCGTCGGATGGAGGTCGACCTGGTCCGACAT of the Coriobacteriia bacterium genome contains:
- a CDS encoding roadblock/LC7 domain-containing protein, giving the protein MADNAFGDFFLTDVDDEPLDEDDDLIAVPVVVPTAATSAAVAPVAPEPVATTPVPTPAPSPAPAARPAAGVRKATREERLAVALNELMQESQEIQAAALVSLDGFTMASALPDGMQEDRVGAMSAAILGLGERAAAELGRGSLTQVFIEGEGGYVMLIAAGDRAVLTCLADIDAKLGLVLYDMRAAADAIAGILG
- a CDS encoding ATPase, T2SS/T4P/T4SS family gives rise to the protein MTAHATAQRLGRMLVRATLITEEQLRQAGEESQGRSLIATIDGLGFATETAIAKTVAEQMGLAFVDVGSYDIDPNAAMLISTDLMRKYLVLPIKEEDDELIVAMADPANIFAVDDLRIVTRKEVRPVVAAEGELIIAIERFTTSQANVNDMLGDLEDSLVSHGDEEGEDEGESTGVAKLMNQIVTDAIRQGAGDIYIEPYETQMRVRYRIDGVCREVFTSPKTMHRQLISRLKITSNMDISERRVPLDGRFGVVLDGKSVDFRVATLPLVHGELAVLRLLRKDSIMLSLADLGFGEQNMRLLLDALALPYGAILVTGPTGSGKSTTLYAAINETNDPKTNLITVEDPVEYRLPGLSQVHVNEKAGLTFAAALRSILRQDPDKVMIGEIRDKETGTIAIEAALTGHLVLSTLHTNDAPSALTRLTEMGIEPFLTASAVTLVVAQRLARRLCKECKQQYTPEEVALQRIGYPFEAGNPPKLFRATGCKKCGGIGYKGRMGVHEVMAMSETMERLTVENASSDEVKRQAIAEGMLTLRDDGFSKVGQGITSLEEILRVVV
- the aroE gene encoding shikimate dehydrogenase, which gives rise to MRSIDGQTKIAGVLGRPLGHSLSPAMHNAVYQQLELNWVYLPVELADEVGLRRFMALAPSLRCVGFNVTMPFKQAVLELCDEVATAASMAGAVNTVHVVEGRLVGYNTDGRGLLEALEEEAGFTPAGKDVVILGAGGAAGAAFVAFLLARAASITVVNRDMDRADELIDRMRGHLGAAKASSVSVYAAEQQIGAADLIVNATPAGMKPEDESPIPVEWLRPGQLVYDMVYGTPEPTALVSGARSVGARALDGLGMLVCQGAIAVDIWNDSKQVRTPRETMRAAAEAALCARGAGGRP
- a CDS encoding YqeG family HAD IIIA-type phosphatase yields the protein MLSPDYYHRSVHDIDLDALKGRGVDTLLVDLDNTLLPRDTNIVPDDLHAWAARVTQSGFTVCLVSNNWHDRVFGVADELGFKLVAKAVKPLPFALLKGLSLVGSSRSRAAVVGDQMFTDVLGGKLIGAVTVLVAPLSESDLPHTLLLRRLERALLADRQPVP
- a CDS encoding ABC transporter ATP-binding protein, whose amino-acid sequence is MTSGNEKPVATPAILIEGARKGYGAAAVGRPEAVVEVSLSVSPGTIHGLLGPNGAGKTTTLKMLLGLVKPSGGRFEILGVDATTPGARSQLGFLAEQPYFPPQLRAGEALRFYGRLSGLSRDRIDGELDALLKRVGLEGRGDVTLSRFSRGMLQRLGLAQALLGAPPVVVLDEPASGLDPVGQRDVRNLMLKMKSQGTTVLLSSHQLSEVEAVCDEVTVLDRGRVAGRGHIDDLLNVAGQTSIRARGTGELPEPVARAASEVAFSGEVTEFSVSDESVRRIVDVLDDAGWRVVSVVPKRESLEDYFARLLSRNEGEAA
- the mltG gene encoding endolytic transglycosylase MltG codes for the protein MNRTKSMMTRRLTVARTPAERRRRARFARRALVILVSGLLVFGVLMAWAAWSILYRVEEVVTEGRPVQIEIENGSTTAAIGAQLAEAGVIPNRTMFRVQARIGRADGKLRSGVYDLATGMSYSSVLDQLQAGPLIEYMSVTIPEGFVVEQVADRLEKQAGIPADETLALAKGGAREFVEDHPYLEDAYDGSLEGYLFPKTYRLKQGATAREALEMMLDQFDREIVEVDTEAAKSRGLGLNELVVLASMVEREAQLDRERPIVASVIMNRLAKNMLLEIDATVEYVLPGNRFRLSYRDTEVDSPYNTYRNKGLPPGPIASPGLASLQAAATPADTRFIYYVLTGKDGTHTFTTNRADFLKAKQKSKEVFGK
- the ruvX gene encoding Holliday junction resolvase RuvX: MSRLLGLDIGEKRIGVAVSDPGRRVATPLTVLDAARVRADARELIRLIDQYEASGLIVGLPLTLSGEEGPQARRVRESIGRLAQFLPVPVSFVDERLTSSEAGRRMREAGLTEKQQRGSKDMVAAAILLQAYLDESHEEHDDAEADGGANTR
- the alaS gene encoding alanine--tRNA ligase, yielding MKSAEIRESFLTFFEGKGSRRLPSSSLIPDDPSLLLTTAGMVQFKPVFLGVKELGFTRATTVQKCVRTTDIDIIGTTGRHHSFFEMLGNFSFGDYFKREAIRWSWEYSVDVLGLDESRIWASIYEDDDEAEALWLQESRVPAERIVRMGAKDNFWSAGPTGPCGPCSELYYDQGPALGCGSKTCAPGCDCDRYLEYWNLVFMQYDRGEDGSLTPLPKQNIDTGMGLERIAAILQGVDTNFETDILRNMMSLAEEITHVTYGGGGRNDTSLRILADHARAVSFMIADGILPGNEGRGYVLRRLLRRAVRHGRLLGVEDAFLFRLVANVIEQMGEAYPELVAHKELIHRIVSSEEERFSATLKTGVAFLEVELSTMAAGGESMLDGGIAFTLHDTYGFPYELTAEIVAEKGYTVDEEAFRAEMTAQRDRARAAVKDDSWSAYGGAFASIAKGSKATEFLGYESDEADATVLAILADGVLVETASDGDAVQVVLDRTPFYGEQGGQVGDTGVLTTESGARVRIDDTKIPEPGVYAHSGVVESGTLAVGESVHAAIDVIRRERIRRNHTATHLLHWALRLVLGEHATQAGSAVTPDRLRFDFTHFEGLSRQQLDKIERLVNAKVFENHPVLAYETSLATAREQGVTALFGEKYTEFVRVLEVGNFSRELCGGTHISRTSEIGFVKVISEGSVGANLRRIEAVTSFDAYDLIRTEEAELTEAADVMKVPPRDVAEKAALLVKRVKELESGGQRLKDAVSDDLISKLLDTAVDSGGYRLVVTKAVELRAAGMRTLWDILRARGVDAVVLVASDVDTDKPIFLAAGNDKALGAGFDAGSIVRAIAPVLDGRGGGKPALAQGGGEDATKLDEALILVRGMLGVG